Below is a window of Humulus lupulus chromosome 9, drHumLupu1.1, whole genome shotgun sequence DNA.
gtcgccgttgctggctacgccgacagttattaggcgTCGCTGTTGCTAggtacgccgacagttattaagtGTCGCCGTTGCTGCCAACGccaacagttattaggtgtcgccgttgctggctacgccgacagttattaagtGTCGCTATTGctggcaatgccgacagttaataggtgtcgccatTACTGGCaacgatttttttttttaggacacacaaTGCGTACCATTAAAAGttatacttttaatttttaaaaaaataatttatatttattttaaataaaaaattatgatttaaataacacatttgtatacaaatctaaaaacttataaattataataacaaATTTTTTACAAGGAGCTAATTATATTAACAATTTAATTgtcttctttttaaaaaaaaaaaaaccaactttTACAATTGAAATTAACTGTTGCCATtgaggtcaatagcgacagtcaaaagcaataGTGAAAGTTATTAtctgtcggcgttggtctctatgcctacagtttttaactatcGGCGTAGAGTCCCACTAaacaattacgacagtcaacagagttgattgtcgtggttgggtgtcgggaaagcccagttttgtagtagtgatacttcaacttaagtgaattTGTTAAGTGTTTTACACCACCTTGTGTATTACTACTTGACCATTATATTCAACCAATCTCAACTTGAAAACGATTTGAAGCAGTGTGTTAACTTCTATAAATTTGCAGTATGTTTCTTTCTCCAAGTTTCCAACTCCGATAGATCCTAGCTTACTCATTGTTTGAGTGTGGAGTTGGTCCCTTGCCATGAGCTATCTTAGTTTGCCTTGTCTTGTTGGTAAAAGTAAGAGCGGTTTATTCTAGTCTATTAGAGACAAATTTTGGAGGAAGCTCTTTGGGTGGAAGTCCAAATTATTTTCAACATGGAGTAAATAAGTTATTTTAAAATTGGTAATGCAAGCCATCCCTACACACTCAATGAATCTTTTCAGACTACGAATGCCCTTATTCATGAGATTGATTGCATTTGTGCTTGATTCTGGTGGGATGGCGATGTTAGCACTCATAAAAATGGAATTCGTGTTCTTAGGAGAGACATTATTACCATAAAAAGGATTGTGGCTTAGTTTtcgaaaaaaaaaatctcttcaatTAATCTTTCTTCATTAAACAAGCTTTCCAATTATATAATATGACAAACTCTCTTGTGGGACCTGATATGAAAGGCTTTTAATATGCTATGAATTCTTTTTGTAGGTAAATAAAAACTCAAAAAGCTTCTTTCATTTGGTGTAGTACTTTATGGGGACATGAAATTTTTGAGGTGGGTGCTCGTTGGAAAGTTGGGGATGAGAAATATGTATTATTTTATAAGGATGTTTGGATTCCCCACCCCTCCCTTCCCTGAAAAAAAATGTTTCTTGTTCTCTATCCACTCATATTTTACCTCATTTTGCTAAGGGGGAGCATCTCATGTTGCCCAATGGAGGGTGGGATGTCCCTTTGGTGTGCGAAGCTTTTGTGCAAAGTGAACCTATTGCAATCCTATCTCTTTCGTGCTTCTTCAAGACCTTACCAAATGGGATCATATGTAGGAATGAAGAGACTAGTCAATTCACAGTTAAAAGCAATTATTTGGTTGTGGTTCAGTTGTCTTGGTTTGGGCAAGCTTTAACTACTTCTCTCCCTTTACCATGATGAAACAAGCTTTGGTACTTTAATATCCCGTCTAAGACAGAACTGTTCATTTGGAGAGTCTCACTTAGCTGGATTCTAACCTTTGTTAATTTGGCTTGTATAGGAATAAATACTATCAAGGTTTGCAATTTGCAGCTCAGCtcatgggtccacttttcatgcTCTTGTATTAGCAAGGAGTTTGCTATTGATTGGGCTCTTGATTACTCTTGATTATTTTCACCGGTAGCTAACATCTTCTTGGAAGAATACTCAAATGGTGATGAAGATGAGGAAAGACCATGATGTTGATGGTGGGTGGTTTCCTCCTCCTATTGGGACTAGGACTATCAAGTTAACATCGATGTTGGTTTAAATATTGCCAAGTTTAATATGGGATTAACTTAGAGTTATTTTAAGAGACAATTCTAGGACAGTCTTTGGTCTTATCTACATCCGTCTTAATATAGCTCTAAAACTGCATATCGTCGAAGCCTTTTTTGTTCTTTAGGGTCTTCTCCTCTACAGGAGACTAGGTTACTCGCATATCAACCTAGAGACATATTGTCTCCAAGTATATGGTGTTATTCACAAGAAGTTAGTTTCTAATTCTTCTCGAGGAGTGGTGATTAATGATGTTTTGTTCCTTTGTCAAGATTTCCCAGTAATTACTTTCTCTCATTATCTCCGAGTAGCTAACTCAATAGCCCGCTCTTTTGAAAAACTTGTCTTGTCTATGGAACAATCCAAAGTTTGGTGGCCTAGTTTTCCTTTATGTGTATAGCCTTAAACTTTGGTTTGTTCATTTGATTGTATTGACAATGGTTTTAGTTTTTCTTTGATGAAGTTCATTGTcactaatatataaaaaaaaaactttttaaaaatttaataataaatactaaatatgtGGGCCCAAGGCACCCACATCAGCTTGGCCGAGAGGGATGTATAGGGAAAGTTTACAGAGTACCCAATGTTTAAGGTTTGTTATTGATATATTCTCATTTTCTTTTCACGAGTTAACTGGACTGATACATGTCACTTCGTGACTGATCTagtcataaatatttttaaatttgaattataattaattttaaattagaaaaatatttaaaaatcaatttaaaattaaaattaaaaaaaaaacttatgaaTAAAAACACTAAatcaaaccaaacaaaaaaaaataagtatttatccccttcttcttcttcttatccCTACACTTTCCAACTAACAAAACACaaattttttcttttatgaaaataaaaaacccaaccaaataaaaataaaaatttcaatCTTTACTTCAATATAAAATCAAACATTAAAATTGAAATCTCCAAAATTCATACCCAACCAAAATCTGAcactaaaaaaaatgaaaaccgAGATTCATATCCAAATCTGAACATACTACCGAGCTCTGTCAGACTTTTAAAGACGTCGTCCCCagtattataattaaaatttataaatatttgtgACCGGACCGATTACGAAGTCAACACTTAACAGACCTAATACCTAATGAATGAAATTATTGTTTTACGAACTTTGGAACTTAACTTAACCcgcaaaaaaggaaaaaaaattgccGATAACAAACTCAAAATATTTGGCACTTTTAAAGCAAATTTCCCTTATAATAGAGAATAACCCAGATACAAAACGCATCGTTTTATTGCTTATCACGTGTCACATGCAAATAGATGTCATGTTTACGCGCGCAACCATCACAGTCACTTCTCCTGTCTCTATTTTGGCGCCAAATTGCAACATTATCTCTTTCTAGAgatcagaagaagaagaaataaacaTTAATATCAAAATTCGAAGACACCTAGAAGTATTCGGTCCTTACATATCAATGGCGTCGGGTTCCGGTTCCGGTTTGGGTTCGGGTGTTCCAGAAACGGACGATTACGAGTCGTTAATTTCGATGACGGATGTGGACCATCTGAAGAGGATTTGGCGACGGGAGAAGGCGGCGCCGGAGATTTTTCAGTTCGAGACTGCTTTGATTGATCGAATCAGAGAACAGATCCAGTTGATGGTAAACCCTAGCTCTCAATTCTTGATCTTTCTATGCACATATTTATATCTTCGGGGTGATTAGTTGGATATTGATTGTGTTATTTAGTAACTAGGTAAATAACTGGCTATTAATACAAACGTAATGTTGTGATTTTTCTATGTTGACACGGAAAACTAGTTTTTACTTCATTTTCTTTATTGATCCAGTGTTATACTTGTTATTTAGGAAGAGACTGTAGATGAATTTGTGGAGAGTGGAGTCGATCCGTTGACAGTATCTCTCTACCAGATGGATTTGGACAGAACCCAATTCTTGTTGAGGTCATACCTTCGTATTCGTCTCCAAAAGGTAGCCATTCCTTATTCATGTATTTATTTATCTTGGGTTGGCTGTTGTGTGGGAATTTCCATATTTGAGCGTGAAGGAAAAATGAATAATACATTCGTCCCCTGCTACATTTGACGATATCCCATAATTAAGATAGTGAAGAAAAAAGGTTTGGATCATTTAATTGTTCTATGGATTAAGTTTGTTCTAAAATGCAGATTGAGAAATACATGTTCCACATTTTGAAGTCAACTGACCTCTTCAACCGTCTTTCTAAAGAAGAGAAGTTGTTTGCTGAAAGGTAAAATATTTAATAGTACTCTTTTTAGTGAGAACAGTATTTGTTTatgtaatttaaataattttgcgGTCGCAGGTCGTGTGATGATTTGAAGATGCATCTTGAAGAGAGTGTTCTCTCAAAATTACCAGATAATTATCAGTCTATACTCCAACAATCGATAATAAGTGAAGAGACTGACATGGGTAATAAAACAATTTTTCAATTCTTTTTACCTTTTATTTATAGTATGCTATTATTTTTTGTAGGTGCATTTGGCTGTTTGCCGATGCCTGTTATGTCTATAAATGTAGGAATATTTGGTCTTCCATAGCGCTTGTAATTCCTCATATATTGGTTGAGAGAGGCTCCTATATTACACTGTCCTGCTTTATTATCCATATAGGGCCAATCTCTGCCCTCATTTTAGTAACATCTTTGAGCACTATTGGTATTGCttctaattttattttactgACAGCCTTCCTCTAAAAATACACATTAGTGGCTCAATCTGCTAATGGCGCTTACATAAGTACAGTCCTCATTTTTTTTGGATGCTGAAAATGATATATCATTTCAGTAGTGATTGTTTGGATGACATTGTTTGGCTCCATTTTCAATAAGGTTTCTGTATCTAGAAATGCAAGCATAAAGAAATGCTTTATCCCGCAGAGCCATTTGCTAGTGATTGGATCATAGTCTTATCTGAACGGAAATTTGTTAATAGGAGAGCACCTGACTGTGGATATTATATTTTGGTGCCTTCTTTTTCTTCTAAATGTCAAAATAGAAATGTGGTACATAGCAGAGTTAGTTCTTTATCATTATGTCCATCACATTCGTAGCATATATGACTTTCGGTGGTGAAAACAAGACGTAATTATTTTCATATTTGTTTTATATGAATTTCAGTCCCAAAACCGCAGTTAGACGTGTTTGTCGTCTGTAAGACCAAGTATTATCTTGGGCACATTCAGCTTGAGGACATGGATGATGGGAATGCTGATCACAGGTAGTCTATCATATGTCTCAGATGTACTAAAGCTCCTTTCCCCCAATTTTCTGTAGCTCTTACTTGTTACTTTTGCTTGCTAACTGGAGTGTTGCTTTTGGTAGGGGAAATCAGAGACCGTTGGAGGAACCCTTTGAAATGGAGCCTAATGTGTTATACTTTGTTCGTTACAAGCCGATAAAGAAGTTTGTAGAGGAAGGAAGAATTGATTTATATTGAATATACGACCCATtaaagggaaaacaaaaattattatGTCAGTTGGCCCTCCTAGTTTCCTATGATGTTTTATAGTACCTTGTGTTACCAATCTATTTATTGATTTTGGGGATATGCAAGTCATGCTACTGCCTTGTAGCAACCCAAAAAACAAATTAGGAGAACGAAATGTGGGGTTGATTGATCAGCTTCGTCTGCCCTACGATTTGGAAGCATATTTCTGAACTATTTACATATTTTCATGACAGGATCAAAGCCAACTATACCTTCCGTTTCAAGCTGTTAATTATCACTATATAAAATTGTGCTACTAAATTTGTAAGTTAAAATCTCTCTAAATTCTCATATAAAAGGTTGTTGATTTGCTATGATATAAGATTCTAATAACCTAAAGCATTCGACCTGCAAGGAAACTAGTTGTGTTTCAGTCTACTAATTGACTAATTTATCCAAGCATAAAAGATTGATTTCTTACAAATCAAAATTGTGAAAAGAGTTACAAATCAAAATTATAAAAAGTAACTAGCGACAAAACCCTTTATCATTACCTTAACCACCCCCCAATGAAACCTTAGCAAATCCATTGTTCACGTTTATCTTTACCTTGACCACCCCCCAATGAAACATTAGCAAATCCATTGTTCACGTTGATTTCCTCCTTTATGTCTCACAACCACatgaatttttaaaattaaaattaacaaaacaaaaatgagagaaattaaaaacttaaaaaaatctaaattaaattaaa
It encodes the following:
- the LOC133801063 gene encoding DNA replication complex GINS protein SLD5, producing MASGSGSGLGSGVPETDDYESLISMTDVDHLKRIWRREKAAPEIFQFETALIDRIREQIQLMEETVDEFVESGVDPLTVSLYQMDLDRTQFLLRSYLRIRLQKIEKYMFHILKSTDLFNRLSKEEKLFAERSCDDLKMHLEESVLSKLPDNYQSILQQSIISEETDMVPKPQLDVFVVCKTKYYLGHIQLEDMDDGNADHRGNQRPLEEPFEMEPNVLYFVRYKPIKKFVEEGRIDLY